The following proteins are co-located in the Streptomyces sp. NBC_01198 genome:
- a CDS encoding class I SAM-dependent methyltransferase, producing the protein MHSIVNTEQAAAWNGDEGVHWADHQQDYDAVNSGFNEALFAAARVADEDRVLDIGCGNGQVTRLAARRAPWGRALGIDLSAPILQRARATAVVEDVTNAEFAQGDAQVHPFPDAGFDVAVSRFGVMFFADPVAAFSNVHRALRPGGRLVFLCLQAMERNGIGAVLGQVARRYAPPDAPAADLAGAFSLAERDTVAALLDRAGFHDVAATGVEAPQVWGRDAAAAARFLSGWGPVRALCAAEPSPDAVRKVIQEALAGHETPEGVRLTGAAWLVTATA; encoded by the coding sequence GTGCACAGCATCGTCAACACCGAGCAGGCGGCCGCCTGGAACGGTGACGAAGGCGTCCACTGGGCGGACCACCAGCAGGACTACGACGCCGTGAACAGCGGTTTCAACGAGGCGCTGTTCGCGGCGGCCCGGGTCGCCGACGAGGACCGGGTGCTCGACATCGGCTGCGGCAACGGCCAGGTCACCCGGCTCGCCGCCCGCCGCGCCCCGTGGGGCCGTGCGCTCGGCATCGACCTGTCGGCGCCGATACTCCAGCGCGCCAGGGCGACGGCGGTGGTCGAGGACGTCACGAACGCGGAGTTCGCCCAGGGCGACGCGCAGGTCCACCCGTTTCCGGACGCCGGTTTCGACGTCGCCGTCAGCCGCTTCGGCGTGATGTTCTTCGCCGACCCGGTCGCGGCCTTCTCCAACGTCCACCGCGCGCTGCGGCCCGGCGGGCGGCTGGTCTTCCTGTGCCTGCAGGCCATGGAGCGCAACGGGATCGGCGCGGTCCTCGGCCAGGTCGCCCGCCGCTACGCGCCCCCGGACGCACCGGCCGCCGACCTGGCCGGGGCCTTCTCGCTCGCCGAGCGGGACACGGTCGCCGCGCTGCTGGACCGGGCGGGCTTCCACGACGTCGCCGCCACCGGCGTCGAGGCGCCCCAGGTGTGGGGCCGCGACGCGGCCGCGGCGGCCCGCTTCCTGTCCGGCTGGGGCCCGGTCCGCGCGCTCTGCGCGGCCGAGCCGTCACCCGATGCGGTGCGCAAGGTCATCCAGGAGGCTCTTGCCGGGCATGAGACCCCCGAGGGTGTCCGCCTCACCGGAGCGGCCTGGCTGGTGACGGCGACGGCGTAG
- a CDS encoding signal peptidase II, with protein sequence MLWITAAAGLALDQVTKAVAAVVVEGHPPHHTLGGHLTFTAYRNSGAAGSFAPRATLVFTVLAIGVLAFIIRTAPTVRSRGWAVGLGLIFAGAGGNLTDRIFRTPGFGRGAVLDFIQVGHGGIFNLSDQCVMAGVVTVMVQLLRGVPLGPAEVKTADRAAAG encoded by the coding sequence ATGCTGTGGATCACGGCGGCGGCGGGGCTCGCGCTCGACCAGGTGACGAAGGCGGTCGCGGCCGTGGTGGTCGAGGGCCACCCGCCGCACCACACGCTCGGCGGCCACCTCACCTTCACCGCCTACCGCAACTCCGGCGCCGCCGGATCCTTCGCGCCGCGCGCGACCCTGGTATTCACCGTGCTGGCGATCGGCGTGCTCGCCTTCATCATCCGCACGGCGCCGACGGTACGCAGCCGGGGCTGGGCGGTCGGCCTCGGCCTGATCTTCGCCGGCGCCGGCGGCAACCTCACCGACCGCATCTTCCGCACGCCCGGTTTCGGGCGGGGAGCGGTGCTGGACTTCATCCAGGTCGGCCACGGCGGCATCTTCAACCTCAGCGACCAGTGCGTCATGGCCGGCGTCGTCACGGTGATGGTCCAGCTGCTCCGGGGCGTGCCGCTCGGCCCGGCCGAGGTGAAGACCGCCGACCGGGCCGCCGCGGGCTGA
- a CDS encoding phosphoketolase family protein yields the protein MPDAPTTRPPAALSEDELRALDAHWRASNYLAVGQIYLMANPLLTEPLRPEHIKPRLLGHWGTSPGLNLVHTHLNRVISARDLDAICVWGPGHGGPAVLANSWIEGSYTETYPEISRDAEGMGRLFRQFSFPGGVPSHVAPETPGSIHEGGELGYSLSHAYGAALDNPGLVVACVIGDGEAETGPLAASWHSNKFLDPVHDGAVLPILHLNGYKIANPTVLARLPREELDELLRGYGHDPIHVTGDDPLAVHQEMAAAMDTALDRVAAFQEAARERGATERPRWPMIVLRTPKGWTGPAEVDGLPVAGTWRAHQVPLGGVRTNPDHLRQLEEWLRSYRPTELFDADGHPRPQVLECVPEGTRRLGANPHTNGGLLLRDLPLPPLDEFAVPVDTPGTTLHEPTRVLGSLLERIMADTAGSRNFRIVGPDETASNRLQDVYGATGKAWQADVLDVDEHLDRHGRVMEILSEHTCQGWLEGYLLTGRHGLFSSYEAFVHIVDSMVNQHIKWLRTTRELRWRRPLASLNYLLTSHVWRQDHNGFSHQDPGFIDHVLNKAPEVVRVYLPPDTNTLLSVADHVLASRGYVNVVVAGKQPSFDWLSMDAARAHAARGAGLWEWAGTEDVRRGPDVVLACAGDVPTLEVLAAAQLLRHHLPQLGVRVVNIVDLARLMPHEEHPHGMTDAEYDALFTPDKPVILAYHGYPWLIHRLAYRRTGHANLHVRGYKEIGTTTTPFDMVLRNDLDRYRLVMDVIDRVPGLPVTAAAVRQRMEEVRLRHHAWIREHGTDLPEVADWTWQN from the coding sequence ATGCCCGACGCGCCCACCACCCGCCCGCCCGCGGCCCTGTCCGAGGACGAGCTGAGGGCGCTCGACGCCCACTGGCGGGCCTCGAACTACCTCGCGGTCGGGCAGATCTACCTGATGGCCAACCCGCTGCTGACCGAGCCGCTGCGTCCTGAGCACATCAAGCCGCGGCTGCTCGGCCACTGGGGCACCTCCCCTGGGCTGAACCTGGTCCACACCCACCTCAACCGGGTGATCAGCGCCCGTGACCTGGACGCGATCTGCGTCTGGGGCCCCGGCCACGGCGGCCCGGCGGTCCTGGCGAACTCCTGGATCGAGGGCAGCTACACCGAGACCTACCCGGAGATCAGCCGGGACGCGGAAGGTATGGGCCGGCTGTTCCGGCAGTTCTCCTTCCCCGGCGGGGTGCCCTCGCACGTGGCGCCGGAGACGCCCGGCTCGATCCACGAAGGCGGCGAGCTGGGCTACTCCCTCTCGCACGCCTACGGCGCCGCGCTGGACAACCCGGGCCTGGTGGTCGCCTGCGTGATCGGCGACGGCGAGGCGGAGACCGGGCCGCTGGCCGCCTCGTGGCACTCCAACAAGTTCCTCGACCCGGTGCACGACGGGGCCGTGCTGCCGATCCTGCACCTGAACGGCTACAAGATCGCCAACCCCACCGTGCTGGCCCGCCTCCCCCGCGAGGAGCTGGACGAGCTGCTGCGCGGCTACGGCCACGACCCGATCCACGTCACCGGCGACGACCCCCTGGCCGTGCACCAGGAGATGGCCGCCGCCATGGACACCGCCCTGGACCGTGTCGCCGCCTTCCAGGAGGCGGCCAGGGAGCGTGGCGCCACCGAGCGGCCGCGCTGGCCGATGATCGTGCTGCGCACCCCCAAGGGCTGGACCGGCCCCGCCGAGGTCGACGGGCTGCCGGTCGCCGGTACCTGGCGTGCCCACCAGGTGCCGCTCGGCGGGGTGCGCACCAACCCCGACCACCTGCGCCAGCTGGAGGAGTGGCTGCGCTCCTACCGGCCCACCGAACTCTTCGACGCCGACGGCCACCCCCGCCCCCAGGTGCTCGAGTGCGTCCCGGAGGGCACCCGGCGGCTGGGCGCGAACCCGCACACCAACGGCGGGCTGCTGCTGCGCGACCTCCCGCTGCCGCCGCTCGACGAATTCGCCGTGCCGGTCGACACCCCGGGCACCACCCTGCACGAGCCGACCCGGGTCCTGGGCTCCCTGCTGGAGCGGATCATGGCCGACACCGCCGGCAGCAGGAACTTCCGGATCGTCGGCCCGGACGAGACCGCGTCCAACCGGCTGCAGGACGTCTACGGGGCCACCGGTAAGGCCTGGCAGGCCGATGTCCTCGACGTGGACGAGCACCTGGACCGGCACGGGCGGGTCATGGAGATCCTGTCCGAGCACACCTGCCAGGGCTGGCTCGAGGGCTACCTCCTCACCGGGCGGCACGGCCTGTTCTCCAGCTACGAGGCCTTCGTCCACATCGTCGACTCGATGGTCAACCAGCACATCAAATGGCTGCGCACCACCCGCGAACTCCGCTGGCGCCGCCCGCTGGCCTCGCTGAACTACCTGCTCACCTCGCACGTCTGGCGCCAGGACCACAACGGCTTCTCCCACCAGGACCCCGGCTTCATCGACCACGTGCTGAACAAGGCTCCCGAGGTCGTCCGCGTCTACCTGCCGCCGGACACCAACACCCTGCTCTCGGTGGCCGACCACGTCCTGGCCTCCCGGGGCTACGTCAACGTCGTCGTCGCCGGGAAGCAGCCCAGCTTCGACTGGCTGTCCATGGACGCCGCCCGCGCGCATGCGGCCCGCGGCGCCGGGCTGTGGGAATGGGCGGGCACCGAGGACGTACGACGCGGTCCTGACGTCGTCCTCGCCTGCGCCGGCGACGTGCCGACCCTTGAAGTGCTCGCAGCGGCGCAGCTGTTGCGCCACCACCTGCCCCAACTCGGCGTCCGGGTGGTCAACATCGTCGACCTCGCCCGCCTCATGCCGCACGAGGAGCACCCGCACGGTATGACCGACGCGGAATACGACGCCCTGTTCACCCCCGACAAACCGGTCATCCTCGCCTATCACGGCTACCCCTGGCTCATCCACCGCCTCGCCTACCGCCGCACCGGCCACGCCAACCTCCATGTGCGCGGCTACAAGGAGATCGGCACCACGACGACACCCTTCGACATGGTGCTGCGCAACGACCTGGACCGCTACCGCCTGGTGATGGACGTCATCGACCGCGTCCCCGGCCTCCCCGTGACCGCTGCCGCGGTACGCCAGCGCATGGAGGAGGTACGTCTCCGCCACCACGCCTGGATCCGCGAGCACGGCACCGACCTGCCGGAGGTCGCCGACTGGACCTGGCAGAACTGA